One segment of Deltaproteobacteria bacterium DNA contains the following:
- the der gene encoding ribosome biogenesis GTPase Der, which produces MPLPKIAIVGRPNVGKSTFFNRLIGKKEAIVYDLPGVTRDRHYGICDWDGSRFEVIDTGGYDLNPATSLLEQMRKQVEEGIREADLILWVVDGKSALTNEDYEVAKKLRKVSKKTFLVVNKIDNASQENDLSDFYALGFSEVFPISSEHGRRVSEVLVAAKKFLSPSPSTGESQISGTGARGEGENPQPRIKVALLGRPNVGKSTLLNTLYGAPRAVVHDVPGTTRDPLDIEVEEEGCVYQFVDTAGIRKKSHSEGKIEKVSVLKTLEQVAHCDVALLLLDATDVMTTQDAKVLQMITSRFRPMLILVNKWDLVPGEDWAKFQKEILDRFGFTENYPLQKISAKKGTGLSKIYPLIQRVYQESSKKLSTSEINELLQDLLQKHPPPMVSGRSLNLFYMTQIGIRPPHFVILANHPKLVPESYKRYLLRGIRNQFSFLGTPLKFTFKPRRKKQFHR; this is translated from the coding sequence ATGCCACTCCCCAAAATTGCCATTGTCGGTCGACCCAACGTCGGAAAATCTACCTTTTTTAATCGGCTCATCGGAAAAAAAGAAGCCATTGTTTATGATCTGCCGGGGGTGACTCGCGATCGGCATTATGGAATCTGCGATTGGGATGGCTCGCGCTTTGAGGTGATTGACACGGGTGGCTATGATCTGAACCCTGCCACCTCGCTGCTGGAGCAGATGCGTAAGCAGGTGGAAGAAGGTATCCGCGAGGCGGACCTTATTTTATGGGTGGTGGATGGCAAGAGCGCACTCACGAATGAAGATTATGAAGTGGCTAAAAAACTTCGAAAAGTTTCCAAGAAAACTTTTTTAGTGGTGAATAAAATTGACAATGCCTCACAAGAAAATGACTTAAGTGATTTTTATGCCTTGGGTTTTTCGGAGGTGTTTCCCATTTCGTCCGAACATGGAAGGCGCGTGTCGGAGGTGCTTGTGGCGGCCAAGAAATTCTTAAGCCCCTCTCCCTCGACGGGAGAGTCGCAGATCTCGGGCACGGGAGCTAGGGGAGAGGGTGAAAACCCACAGCCCCGAATAAAAGTGGCCTTGCTGGGCAGGCCCAATGTCGGGAAATCCACTTTATTGAATACCTTGTATGGCGCTCCGCGCGCGGTGGTGCACGATGTGCCCGGCACCACACGAGATCCCCTGGATATTGAAGTGGAAGAAGAGGGTTGTGTTTACCAGTTCGTGGATACAGCGGGCATCCGCAAAAAATCGCACAGCGAGGGCAAAATAGAAAAAGTGTCGGTGCTGAAGACGCTGGAACAAGTGGCGCATTGTGATGTGGCCTTGTTGCTTTTGGATGCTACCGACGTGATGACCACCCAAGATGCCAAAGTGCTGCAGATGATTACGAGCCGTTTCAGGCCGATGCTGATTTTGGTGAATAAATGGGATTTGGTGCCAGGAGAAGATTGGGCGAAGTTTCAAAAAGAGATTTTGGATCGTTTTGGATTTACCGAAAATTATCCCCTTCAAAAAATCAGTGCTAAAAAGGGGACTGGGCTTTCCAAAATCTACCCCTTGATTCAAAGGGTCTATCAAGAATCGTCTAAAAAACTTTCTACCTCCGAAATCAACGAACTGCTGCAAGACTTGCTACAAAAGCATCCGCCGCCTATGGTTTCTGGAAGAAGCCTCAATTTGTTTTACATGACCCAAATAGGAATCCGCCCGCCGCATTTTGTGATTTTGGCCAATCATCCCAAACTGGTTCCGGAATCTTACAAGCGCTATTTATTGCGCGGCATCCGCAACCAGTTTTCCTTTCTAGGAACTCCGCTCAAGTTTACTTTTAAGCCCCGTCGAAAGAAGCAGTTTCATAGATAG